The Desmodus rotundus isolate HL8 chromosome 3, HLdesRot8A.1, whole genome shotgun sequence genome includes a region encoding these proteins:
- the NOPCHAP1 gene encoding NOP protein chaperone 1, with the protein MEVHGETQCSPSSSSPPKDGSGVSVSKELLTAGNGGHGGIWDRLLINSKPNSRKNSTLQTVRIERSPLLDQVQTFLPQMAQANDKLRKEMAAAPPGRFNIENIDETLGKVIQMDVALFEMNRSGSEEEDSSRENSQASSEDSSESEDGDDSASSEVTIDNIKLPHSEDGKGKIEVLDSPASKRKK; encoded by the exons ATGGAGGTCCATGGCGAAACCCAATGCAGCCCGAGCTCTTCCTCGCCCCCCAAGGATGGCTCTGGGGTCTCGGTGTCCAAGGAGCTGCTGACGGCGGGGAACGGCGGCCATGGAG gtatATGGGACAGATTGCTCATCAACTCCAAGCCTAATTCCAGAAAGAATTCCACTCTTCAAACAGTTCGGATAGAGAGGAGTCCCC TATTGGACCAAGTACAGACCTTTCTCCCACAGATGGCTCAGGCGAATGACAAGCTAAGAAAAGAAATGGCAGCTGCACCACCTGGTCGTttcaatattgaaaatattgatgAGACGCTTGGAAAAGTTATACAAATG GACGTGGCCTTGTTTGAGATGAATCGGTCTGGTTCAGAAGAAGAGGACAGTTCAAGAGAGAACTCACAGGCCAGCTCAGAGGACAGTTCAGAGTCCGAGGATGGAGATGACAGCGCCTCCTCTGAAGTCACCATAGATAACATTAAGCTTCCTCACTCAGAAGATGGGAAAGGCAAGATAGAAGTTTTGGACAGTCCTGccagtaaaagaaagaaatag